A single Denticeps clupeoides chromosome 7, fDenClu1.1, whole genome shotgun sequence DNA region contains:
- the LOC114794114 gene encoding uncharacterized protein C16orf96 homolog isoform X2, producing MAADITLSDLLDLSIGTPEPASVNFGALRALLRALLGHLDLRGATTEWTEPPAGGGAGGRPESHPCLRVEEKLRRVETRLAALDKLPGGAELLSRAGAGQSPVGDMWQLMQLRRAAQATEDGVSQAMALIEDLLKEIRELRESRDGLQREVQALQTELSQLNVSDLVGSVVGMERCRHQVEELEKVTRNFTDKMSQYPQPEELKQVVTWEEMQAVLQKDGTGSSAAVATNARPLHPVSAAATGGLVGTTPMSGSPVPATPPISTTPSPETLRRVSSTHPETVETLQYVGGLRDRHECLEARVTRLEEAGKAAHSQLQHFEERLMDIDQRRMPSDLPEQLSSLQSLTEALQTNSDRSSALLRDVQGAILQLRTDCEKQDRTVTDLMKTDSQRSSQIDHLCKSVEELGEKKADKELVQTEINADKRALETKASRTQLDVMTGQLNGMFQELLSKISSQEQDWHKVVENISTEMESKLNRIELEPLKKQLEQRWRMIQKQLRSQPAPQLDDAAGIRKQLVARFHCISCARPVDMLTPGPLLVTVPPAPNLPSRRSSRPYTVYELEQIRQHCRSEPTDYGYLSMSRNCGGGHTLTHPAQRHTRLQHATHPVQPDEDGQVTSGFVHTQITEVDILGLDGRIYKGRLNRQSGRMTEEPKLPTISPREGKSVGICRSKDTALHPFPQNEAGVGLSVQPHSAKSGRSRSASHYSLRDQPESSNSCLPYASPPQPPLDVTVDLSQSEEEPVTVL from the exons ATGGCAGCGGACATCACCCTGTCCGACCTGCTGGACCTCTCGATCGGGACCCCGGAACCGGCTTCGGTCAACTTCGGCGCCCTGCGCGCGCTCCTGCGCGCGCTGCTGGGACACCTGGACCTCCGCGGCGCCACCACCGAGTGGACGGAACCCCCGGCCGGCGGCGGGGCCGGTGGCCGACCCGAGTCCCACCCCTGTCTCCGCGTGGAGGAGAAGCTGCGCCGCGTCGAGACGCGGCTGGCCGCCCTGGACAAGCTGCCCGGCGGGGCGGAGCTGCTGAGTCGCGCCGGGGCCGGACAGAGTCCCGTCGGCGACATGTGGCAGCTGATGCAGCTCCGCAGGGCGGCTCAGGCCACCGAGGACGGGGTGTCGCAG GCCATGGCGTTAATTGAAGACCTGCTGAAAGAGATCCGGGAGCTGCGGGAGTCCAGAGACGGCCTGCAGAGGGAAGTCCAGGCCCTCCAGACCGAGCTCAGCCAG CTGAACGTGAGCGATCTGGTGGGCAGCGTTGTGGGGATGGAGCGGTGCCGCCACCAAGTGGAAGAGCTGGAAAAGGTCACG AGGAATTTCACGGACAAAATGTCCCAGTACCCCCAGCCAGAAGAGCTGAAGCAGGTGGTCACATGGGAGGAGATGCAGGCCGTGCTGCAGAAA GACGGGACAGGCTCTTCTGCTGCTGTGGCCACCAACGCTCGGCCACTTCACCCAGTCAGCGCTGCTGCTACGGGGGGTTTAGTGGGCACCACACCCATGTCAGGAAGCCCCGTGCCTGCAACACCTCCCATTTCCACCACCCCTAGCCCTGAAACCCTGAGAAGGGTTTCCTCAACCCACCCGGAGACGGTGGAGACGCTGCAGTATGTGGGTGGCCTGAGGGACCGCCACGAGTGCCTGGAGGCACGAGTGACCCGGCTGGAGGAAGCAGGCAAGGCTGCACACAGCCAGCTCCAGCACTTTGAGGAACGGCTTATGGACATAG ATCAGAGGCGGATGCCCAGCGATCTGCCCGAGCAGCTGAGCAGCCTGCAAAGTCTGACGGAGGCGCTGCAGACGAACAGCGATAGA AGTTCAGCGCTGCTGAGGGATGTGCAGGGTGCGATCCTGCAGCTGCGGACAGACTGCGAGAAGCAGGACAGGACAGTTACCGACCTGATGAAGACAGACAGCCAGAGAAGCTCACAGATTGAT catcTGTGCAAGTCAGTTGAGGAACTGGGCGAGAAGAAAGCAGACAAGGAGCTGGTCCAAACTGAAATT AACGCGGACAAGCGCGCGCTGGAGACGAAGGCCAGCCGGACGCAGTTGGACGTGATGACGGGCCAGCTGAACGGAATGTTCCAGGAGCTCCTGAGCAAGATCAGCAGCCAAGAGCAAGACTGGCACAAGGTCGTCGAGAACATCTCTACTGAGATGGAGTCCAAA ttgaaCAGGATCGAGCTGGAACCGCTAAAGAAGCAGCTGGAACAGCGATGGAGGATGATCCAGAAGCAGCTGCGATCCCAGCCTGCACCACAGCTGGATGATGCTGCCGGGATTCGCAA GCAGCTGGTGGCCCGATTCCACTGCATCTCCTGCGCTCGGCCTGTAGACATGCTGACTCCTGGCCC TCTGTTAGTAACCGTGCCGCCTGCCCCTAATCTGCCCTCGCGACGCTCCAGCCGCCCGTACACTGTCTACGAGCTGGAGCAGATCCGGCAGCACTGCAGGAG TGAGCCCACCGACTACGGATACCTATCCATGTCGCGCAACTGTGGTGGCGGCCACACCCTCACCCACCCCGCCCAACGCCACACACGGCTGCAGCACGCCACACACCCAGTACAACCGGATGAAGACGGGCAAGTCACATCTGGCTTCGTCCAcacacag ATAACCGAGGTGGACATCCTGGGCCTAGACGGGCGCATCTACAAGGGTCGCCTGAACAGGCAGTCGGGGAGGATGACAGAAGAGCCAAAACTGCCCACCATCTCCCCCAGAGAAGGCAAGTCAGTCG GGATCTGCAGGAGTAAAGACACGGCTTTACACCCCTTTCCGCAGAATGAGGCGGGCGTCGGCCTTTCCGTTCAACCTCATAGTGCCAAGAGTGGACGCAGCAGATCAG CCTCACATTACTCTTTGCGGGACCAGCCCGAGTCCTCCAACAGTTGCCTGCCAtatgccagcccaccacagccGCCGCTGGACGTCACCGTGgacctcagccaatcagaggaggagccagtgacCGTACTCTAG
- the LOC114794114 gene encoding uncharacterized protein C16orf96 homolog isoform X1 yields MAADITLSDLLDLSIGTPEPASVNFGALRALLRALLGHLDLRGATTEWTEPPAGGGAGGRPESHPCLRVEEKLRRVETRLAALDKLPGGAELLSRAGAGQSPVGDMWQLMQLRRAAQATEDGVSQAMALIEDLLKEIRELRESRDGLQREVQALQTELSQLNVSDLVGSVVGMERCRHQVEELEKVTRNFTDKMSQYPQPEELKQVVTWEEMQAVLQKDGTGSSAAVATNARPLHPVSAAATGGLVGTTPMSGSPVPATPPISTTPSPETLRRVSSTHPETVETLQYVGGLRDRHECLEARVTRLEEAGKAAHSQLQHFEERLMDIDQRRMPSDLPEQLSSLQSLTEALQTNSDRSSALLRDVQGAILQLRTDCEKQDRTVTDLMKTDSQRSSQIDHLCKSVEELGEKKADKELVQTEINADKRALETKASRTQLDVMTGQLNGMFQELLSKISSQEQDWHKVVENISTEMESKLNRIELEPLKKQLEQRWRMIQKQLRSQPAPQLDDAAGIRKQLVARFHCISCARPVDMLTPGPLLVTVPPAPNLPSRRSSRPYTVYELEQIRQHCRSSEPTDYGYLSMSRNCGGGHTLTHPAQRHTRLQHATHPVQPDEDGQVTSGFVHTQITEVDILGLDGRIYKGRLNRQSGRMTEEPKLPTISPREGKSVGICRSKDTALHPFPQNEAGVGLSVQPHSAKSGRSRSASHYSLRDQPESSNSCLPYASPPQPPLDVTVDLSQSEEEPVTVL; encoded by the exons ATGGCAGCGGACATCACCCTGTCCGACCTGCTGGACCTCTCGATCGGGACCCCGGAACCGGCTTCGGTCAACTTCGGCGCCCTGCGCGCGCTCCTGCGCGCGCTGCTGGGACACCTGGACCTCCGCGGCGCCACCACCGAGTGGACGGAACCCCCGGCCGGCGGCGGGGCCGGTGGCCGACCCGAGTCCCACCCCTGTCTCCGCGTGGAGGAGAAGCTGCGCCGCGTCGAGACGCGGCTGGCCGCCCTGGACAAGCTGCCCGGCGGGGCGGAGCTGCTGAGTCGCGCCGGGGCCGGACAGAGTCCCGTCGGCGACATGTGGCAGCTGATGCAGCTCCGCAGGGCGGCTCAGGCCACCGAGGACGGGGTGTCGCAG GCCATGGCGTTAATTGAAGACCTGCTGAAAGAGATCCGGGAGCTGCGGGAGTCCAGAGACGGCCTGCAGAGGGAAGTCCAGGCCCTCCAGACCGAGCTCAGCCAG CTGAACGTGAGCGATCTGGTGGGCAGCGTTGTGGGGATGGAGCGGTGCCGCCACCAAGTGGAAGAGCTGGAAAAGGTCACG AGGAATTTCACGGACAAAATGTCCCAGTACCCCCAGCCAGAAGAGCTGAAGCAGGTGGTCACATGGGAGGAGATGCAGGCCGTGCTGCAGAAA GACGGGACAGGCTCTTCTGCTGCTGTGGCCACCAACGCTCGGCCACTTCACCCAGTCAGCGCTGCTGCTACGGGGGGTTTAGTGGGCACCACACCCATGTCAGGAAGCCCCGTGCCTGCAACACCTCCCATTTCCACCACCCCTAGCCCTGAAACCCTGAGAAGGGTTTCCTCAACCCACCCGGAGACGGTGGAGACGCTGCAGTATGTGGGTGGCCTGAGGGACCGCCACGAGTGCCTGGAGGCACGAGTGACCCGGCTGGAGGAAGCAGGCAAGGCTGCACACAGCCAGCTCCAGCACTTTGAGGAACGGCTTATGGACATAG ATCAGAGGCGGATGCCCAGCGATCTGCCCGAGCAGCTGAGCAGCCTGCAAAGTCTGACGGAGGCGCTGCAGACGAACAGCGATAGA AGTTCAGCGCTGCTGAGGGATGTGCAGGGTGCGATCCTGCAGCTGCGGACAGACTGCGAGAAGCAGGACAGGACAGTTACCGACCTGATGAAGACAGACAGCCAGAGAAGCTCACAGATTGAT catcTGTGCAAGTCAGTTGAGGAACTGGGCGAGAAGAAAGCAGACAAGGAGCTGGTCCAAACTGAAATT AACGCGGACAAGCGCGCGCTGGAGACGAAGGCCAGCCGGACGCAGTTGGACGTGATGACGGGCCAGCTGAACGGAATGTTCCAGGAGCTCCTGAGCAAGATCAGCAGCCAAGAGCAAGACTGGCACAAGGTCGTCGAGAACATCTCTACTGAGATGGAGTCCAAA ttgaaCAGGATCGAGCTGGAACCGCTAAAGAAGCAGCTGGAACAGCGATGGAGGATGATCCAGAAGCAGCTGCGATCCCAGCCTGCACCACAGCTGGATGATGCTGCCGGGATTCGCAA GCAGCTGGTGGCCCGATTCCACTGCATCTCCTGCGCTCGGCCTGTAGACATGCTGACTCCTGGCCC TCTGTTAGTAACCGTGCCGCCTGCCCCTAATCTGCCCTCGCGACGCTCCAGCCGCCCGTACACTGTCTACGAGCTGGAGCAGATCCGGCAGCACTGCAGGAG TAGTGAGCCCACCGACTACGGATACCTATCCATGTCGCGCAACTGTGGTGGCGGCCACACCCTCACCCACCCCGCCCAACGCCACACACGGCTGCAGCACGCCACACACCCAGTACAACCGGATGAAGACGGGCAAGTCACATCTGGCTTCGTCCAcacacag ATAACCGAGGTGGACATCCTGGGCCTAGACGGGCGCATCTACAAGGGTCGCCTGAACAGGCAGTCGGGGAGGATGACAGAAGAGCCAAAACTGCCCACCATCTCCCCCAGAGAAGGCAAGTCAGTCG GGATCTGCAGGAGTAAAGACACGGCTTTACACCCCTTTCCGCAGAATGAGGCGGGCGTCGGCCTTTCCGTTCAACCTCATAGTGCCAAGAGTGGACGCAGCAGATCAG CCTCACATTACTCTTTGCGGGACCAGCCCGAGTCCTCCAACAGTTGCCTGCCAtatgccagcccaccacagccGCCGCTGGACGTCACCGTGgacctcagccaatcagaggaggagccagtgacCGTACTCTAG
- the LOC114794114 gene encoding glutamine-rich protein 2 isoform X4: protein MHPTTLQQWFEEHNHEFEAMALIEDLLKEIRELRESRDGLQREVQALQTELSQLNVSDLVGSVVGMERCRHQVEELEKVTRNFTDKMSQYPQPEELKQVVTWEEMQAVLQKDGTGSSAAVATNARPLHPVSAAATGGLVGTTPMSGSPVPATPPISTTPSPETLRRVSSTHPETVETLQYVGGLRDRHECLEARVTRLEEAGKAAHSQLQHFEERLMDIDQRRMPSDLPEQLSSLQSLTEALQTNSDRSSALLRDVQGAILQLRTDCEKQDRTVTDLMKTDSQRSSQIDHLCKSVEELGEKKADKELVQTEINADKRALETKASRTQLDVMTGQLNGMFQELLSKISSQEQDWHKVVENISTEMESKLNRIELEPLKKQLEQRWRMIQKQLRSQPAPQLDDAAGIRKQLVARFHCISCARPVDMLTPGPLLVTVPPAPNLPSRRSSRPYTVYELEQIRQHCRSSEPTDYGYLSMSRNCGGGHTLTHPAQRHTRLQHATHPVQPDEDGQVTSGFVHTQITEVDILGLDGRIYKGRLNRQSGRMTEEPKLPTISPREGKSVGICRSKDTALHPFPQNEAGVGLSVQPHSAKSGRSRSASHYSLRDQPESSNSCLPYASPPQPPLDVTVDLSQSEEEPVTVL, encoded by the exons ATGCACCCTACCACACTGCAGCAATGGTTTGAGGAGCACAACCATGAGTTTGAG GCCATGGCGTTAATTGAAGACCTGCTGAAAGAGATCCGGGAGCTGCGGGAGTCCAGAGACGGCCTGCAGAGGGAAGTCCAGGCCCTCCAGACCGAGCTCAGCCAG CTGAACGTGAGCGATCTGGTGGGCAGCGTTGTGGGGATGGAGCGGTGCCGCCACCAAGTGGAAGAGCTGGAAAAGGTCACG AGGAATTTCACGGACAAAATGTCCCAGTACCCCCAGCCAGAAGAGCTGAAGCAGGTGGTCACATGGGAGGAGATGCAGGCCGTGCTGCAGAAA GACGGGACAGGCTCTTCTGCTGCTGTGGCCACCAACGCTCGGCCACTTCACCCAGTCAGCGCTGCTGCTACGGGGGGTTTAGTGGGCACCACACCCATGTCAGGAAGCCCCGTGCCTGCAACACCTCCCATTTCCACCACCCCTAGCCCTGAAACCCTGAGAAGGGTTTCCTCAACCCACCCGGAGACGGTGGAGACGCTGCAGTATGTGGGTGGCCTGAGGGACCGCCACGAGTGCCTGGAGGCACGAGTGACCCGGCTGGAGGAAGCAGGCAAGGCTGCACACAGCCAGCTCCAGCACTTTGAGGAACGGCTTATGGACATAG ATCAGAGGCGGATGCCCAGCGATCTGCCCGAGCAGCTGAGCAGCCTGCAAAGTCTGACGGAGGCGCTGCAGACGAACAGCGATAGA AGTTCAGCGCTGCTGAGGGATGTGCAGGGTGCGATCCTGCAGCTGCGGACAGACTGCGAGAAGCAGGACAGGACAGTTACCGACCTGATGAAGACAGACAGCCAGAGAAGCTCACAGATTGAT catcTGTGCAAGTCAGTTGAGGAACTGGGCGAGAAGAAAGCAGACAAGGAGCTGGTCCAAACTGAAATT AACGCGGACAAGCGCGCGCTGGAGACGAAGGCCAGCCGGACGCAGTTGGACGTGATGACGGGCCAGCTGAACGGAATGTTCCAGGAGCTCCTGAGCAAGATCAGCAGCCAAGAGCAAGACTGGCACAAGGTCGTCGAGAACATCTCTACTGAGATGGAGTCCAAA ttgaaCAGGATCGAGCTGGAACCGCTAAAGAAGCAGCTGGAACAGCGATGGAGGATGATCCAGAAGCAGCTGCGATCCCAGCCTGCACCACAGCTGGATGATGCTGCCGGGATTCGCAA GCAGCTGGTGGCCCGATTCCACTGCATCTCCTGCGCTCGGCCTGTAGACATGCTGACTCCTGGCCC TCTGTTAGTAACCGTGCCGCCTGCCCCTAATCTGCCCTCGCGACGCTCCAGCCGCCCGTACACTGTCTACGAGCTGGAGCAGATCCGGCAGCACTGCAGGAG TAGTGAGCCCACCGACTACGGATACCTATCCATGTCGCGCAACTGTGGTGGCGGCCACACCCTCACCCACCCCGCCCAACGCCACACACGGCTGCAGCACGCCACACACCCAGTACAACCGGATGAAGACGGGCAAGTCACATCTGGCTTCGTCCAcacacag ATAACCGAGGTGGACATCCTGGGCCTAGACGGGCGCATCTACAAGGGTCGCCTGAACAGGCAGTCGGGGAGGATGACAGAAGAGCCAAAACTGCCCACCATCTCCCCCAGAGAAGGCAAGTCAGTCG GGATCTGCAGGAGTAAAGACACGGCTTTACACCCCTTTCCGCAGAATGAGGCGGGCGTCGGCCTTTCCGTTCAACCTCATAGTGCCAAGAGTGGACGCAGCAGATCAG CCTCACATTACTCTTTGCGGGACCAGCCCGAGTCCTCCAACAGTTGCCTGCCAtatgccagcccaccacagccGCCGCTGGACGTCACCGTGgacctcagccaatcagaggaggagccagtgacCGTACTCTAG
- the LOC114794114 gene encoding uncharacterized protein C16orf96 homolog isoform X3, with protein MAADITLSDLLDLSIGTPEPASVNFGALRALLRALLGHLDLRGATTEWTEPPAGGGAGGRPESHPCLRVEEKLRRVETRLAALDKLPGGAELLSRAGAGQSPVGDMWQLMQLRRAAQATEDGVSQAMALIEDLLKEIRELRESRDGLQREVQALQTELSQLNVSDLVGSVVGMERCRHQVEELEKVTRNFTDKMSQYPQPEELKQVVTWEEMQAVLQKDGTGSSAAVATNARPLHPVSAAATGGLVGTTPMSGSPVPATPPISTTPSPETLRRVSSTHPETVETLQYVGGLRDRHECLEARVTRLEEAGKAAHSQLQHFEERLMDIDQRRMPSDLPEQLSSLQSLTEALQTNSDRSSALLRDVQGAILQLRTDCEKQDRTVTDLMKTDSQRSSQIDHLCKSVEELGEKKADKELVQTEINADKRALETKASRTQLDVMTGQLNGMFQELLSKISSQEQDWHKVVENISTEMESKLNRIELEPLKKQLEQRWRMIQKQLRSQPAPQLDDAAGIRKQLVARFHCISCARPVDMLTPGPLLVTVPPAPNLPSRRSSRPYTVYELEQIRQHCRSSEPTDYGYLSMSRNCGGGHTLTHPAQRHTRLQHATHPVQPDEDGQVTSGFVHTQITEVDILGLDGRIYKGRLNRQSGRMTEEPKLPTISPREGICRSKDTALHPFPQNEAGVGLSVQPHSAKSGRSRSASHYSLRDQPESSNSCLPYASPPQPPLDVTVDLSQSEEEPVTVL; from the exons ATGGCAGCGGACATCACCCTGTCCGACCTGCTGGACCTCTCGATCGGGACCCCGGAACCGGCTTCGGTCAACTTCGGCGCCCTGCGCGCGCTCCTGCGCGCGCTGCTGGGACACCTGGACCTCCGCGGCGCCACCACCGAGTGGACGGAACCCCCGGCCGGCGGCGGGGCCGGTGGCCGACCCGAGTCCCACCCCTGTCTCCGCGTGGAGGAGAAGCTGCGCCGCGTCGAGACGCGGCTGGCCGCCCTGGACAAGCTGCCCGGCGGGGCGGAGCTGCTGAGTCGCGCCGGGGCCGGACAGAGTCCCGTCGGCGACATGTGGCAGCTGATGCAGCTCCGCAGGGCGGCTCAGGCCACCGAGGACGGGGTGTCGCAG GCCATGGCGTTAATTGAAGACCTGCTGAAAGAGATCCGGGAGCTGCGGGAGTCCAGAGACGGCCTGCAGAGGGAAGTCCAGGCCCTCCAGACCGAGCTCAGCCAG CTGAACGTGAGCGATCTGGTGGGCAGCGTTGTGGGGATGGAGCGGTGCCGCCACCAAGTGGAAGAGCTGGAAAAGGTCACG AGGAATTTCACGGACAAAATGTCCCAGTACCCCCAGCCAGAAGAGCTGAAGCAGGTGGTCACATGGGAGGAGATGCAGGCCGTGCTGCAGAAA GACGGGACAGGCTCTTCTGCTGCTGTGGCCACCAACGCTCGGCCACTTCACCCAGTCAGCGCTGCTGCTACGGGGGGTTTAGTGGGCACCACACCCATGTCAGGAAGCCCCGTGCCTGCAACACCTCCCATTTCCACCACCCCTAGCCCTGAAACCCTGAGAAGGGTTTCCTCAACCCACCCGGAGACGGTGGAGACGCTGCAGTATGTGGGTGGCCTGAGGGACCGCCACGAGTGCCTGGAGGCACGAGTGACCCGGCTGGAGGAAGCAGGCAAGGCTGCACACAGCCAGCTCCAGCACTTTGAGGAACGGCTTATGGACATAG ATCAGAGGCGGATGCCCAGCGATCTGCCCGAGCAGCTGAGCAGCCTGCAAAGTCTGACGGAGGCGCTGCAGACGAACAGCGATAGA AGTTCAGCGCTGCTGAGGGATGTGCAGGGTGCGATCCTGCAGCTGCGGACAGACTGCGAGAAGCAGGACAGGACAGTTACCGACCTGATGAAGACAGACAGCCAGAGAAGCTCACAGATTGAT catcTGTGCAAGTCAGTTGAGGAACTGGGCGAGAAGAAAGCAGACAAGGAGCTGGTCCAAACTGAAATT AACGCGGACAAGCGCGCGCTGGAGACGAAGGCCAGCCGGACGCAGTTGGACGTGATGACGGGCCAGCTGAACGGAATGTTCCAGGAGCTCCTGAGCAAGATCAGCAGCCAAGAGCAAGACTGGCACAAGGTCGTCGAGAACATCTCTACTGAGATGGAGTCCAAA ttgaaCAGGATCGAGCTGGAACCGCTAAAGAAGCAGCTGGAACAGCGATGGAGGATGATCCAGAAGCAGCTGCGATCCCAGCCTGCACCACAGCTGGATGATGCTGCCGGGATTCGCAA GCAGCTGGTGGCCCGATTCCACTGCATCTCCTGCGCTCGGCCTGTAGACATGCTGACTCCTGGCCC TCTGTTAGTAACCGTGCCGCCTGCCCCTAATCTGCCCTCGCGACGCTCCAGCCGCCCGTACACTGTCTACGAGCTGGAGCAGATCCGGCAGCACTGCAGGAG TAGTGAGCCCACCGACTACGGATACCTATCCATGTCGCGCAACTGTGGTGGCGGCCACACCCTCACCCACCCCGCCCAACGCCACACACGGCTGCAGCACGCCACACACCCAGTACAACCGGATGAAGACGGGCAAGTCACATCTGGCTTCGTCCAcacacag ATAACCGAGGTGGACATCCTGGGCCTAGACGGGCGCATCTACAAGGGTCGCCTGAACAGGCAGTCGGGGAGGATGACAGAAGAGCCAAAACTGCCCACCATCTCCCCCAGAGAAG GGATCTGCAGGAGTAAAGACACGGCTTTACACCCCTTTCCGCAGAATGAGGCGGGCGTCGGCCTTTCCGTTCAACCTCATAGTGCCAAGAGTGGACGCAGCAGATCAG CCTCACATTACTCTTTGCGGGACCAGCCCGAGTCCTCCAACAGTTGCCTGCCAtatgccagcccaccacagccGCCGCTGGACGTCACCGTGgacctcagccaatcagaggaggagccagtgacCGTACTCTAG
- the tescb gene encoding tescalcin b produces MGAFHSNPAEQTYRDLAEKTGFSVEQIWILHNRFKQLSHDEEMLRRDDFKAIPDLACNPIRSQIIEAFFDQRNFQTNSDGTAHEIGFEEFLTVMSYFRPPSLNMTQEEKEDLRRAKLRFLFNMHDTDNDGTITLEEYRHVVEELLSRSGAIGQETAKGITDAAMLEVASTSVGHMGPDDVYEGITFEHFLKILKGIEIESRMHIRFLNMDTTVLCK; encoded by the exons ATGGGGGCCTTTCACTCGAACCCCGCCGAGCAGACGTACCGGGACCTGGCGGAGAAGACGGGCT TTTCAGTCGAGCAGATCTGGATTCTTCACAATCGCTTCAAGCAGCTGAGCCACGACGAGGAGATGCTGCG GAGGGACGACTTTAAAGCCATTCCAGACCTGGCTTGCAATCCCATTCGTTCTCAAATAATCGAGGCGTTCTTTGACCAAAG GAATTTCCAGACTAACAGCGACGGCACGGCGCACGAAATCGGCTTTGAAGAGTTCCTCACTGTGATGTCCTACTTCAGACCTCCGTCCCTGAACATGACCCAGGAAGAGAAGGAAGATCTGAGGAGAGCCAAGCTTCGCT TTTTGTTCAACATGCATGACACCGACAATGATGGGACCATAACGCTGGAAGAGTATCGGCAT gtggtggaggagctgcTGTCCCGCAGCGGAGCCATCGGTCAGGAGACGGCCAAAGGCATCACAGACGCTGCCATGCTGGAGGTGGCCAGTACGTCTGTGGGTCACATG gGCCCGGATGACGTCTATGAAGGGATcacttttgaacattttttgaaG ATTTTAAAGGGGATCGAAATTGAGAGCAGGATGCACATTCGCTTTTTGAACATGGATACCACCGTCCTGTGCAAGTGA